A genomic stretch from Nocardia wallacei includes:
- the aceA gene encoding isocitrate lyase — protein sequence MSTAGTPKTAAEIQQDWDTNPRWKGITRNYTAEQVAKLQGTVVEEHTLARRGAEILWEQVNSGEYINALGALTGNMAVQQVRAGLKAIYLSGWQVAGDANLSGHTYPDQSLYPANSVPAVVRRINNALLRADEISRAEGDTSVDNWLVPIVADGEAGFGGALNVYELQKAMIAAGAAGTHWEDQLASEKKCGHLGGKVLIPTSQHIRTLTSARLAADVAGTPTVVIARTDAEAATLITSDVDERDQPFITGERTAEGFYHVKNGIEPCIARAKAYAPYSDLIWMETGTPDLELARKFAESVKSEFPDQLLAYNCSPSFNWKKHLDDATIAKFQKELGAMGFKFQFITLAGFHALNYSMFDLAYGYAREGMTAYVDLQEREFAAEERGYTATKHQREVGAGYFDAIATTVDPDSSTTALKGSTEEGQFH from the coding sequence ATGTCGACTGCCGGCACCCCGAAGACCGCTGCGGAAATCCAGCAGGATTGGGACACCAACCCGCGCTGGAAGGGCATCACCCGTAACTACACCGCTGAGCAGGTCGCCAAGCTGCAGGGCACCGTCGTCGAGGAGCACACCCTCGCCCGCCGCGGTGCCGAGATCCTGTGGGAGCAGGTCAACAGCGGTGAGTACATCAACGCCCTGGGCGCGCTGACCGGCAACATGGCCGTGCAGCAGGTCCGCGCGGGCCTGAAGGCCATCTACCTGTCGGGCTGGCAGGTCGCCGGTGACGCGAACCTTTCCGGCCACACCTACCCCGACCAGAGCCTTTACCCGGCCAACTCGGTCCCGGCCGTGGTGCGCCGCATCAACAACGCGCTGCTGCGCGCCGACGAGATCTCCCGCGCCGAGGGTGACACCTCCGTCGACAACTGGCTGGTGCCGATCGTCGCCGACGGTGAGGCCGGCTTCGGTGGCGCGCTGAACGTCTACGAGCTGCAGAAGGCCATGATCGCCGCGGGCGCCGCCGGCACCCACTGGGAAGACCAGCTGGCTTCGGAGAAGAAGTGTGGTCACCTGGGCGGCAAGGTCCTCATCCCGACCTCGCAGCACATCCGCACCCTGACCTCCGCCCGCCTGGCCGCCGACGTGGCCGGCACCCCGACCGTGGTCATCGCCCGCACCGACGCCGAGGCCGCCACCCTCATCACCTCCGATGTGGACGAGCGCGACCAGCCGTTCATCACCGGTGAGCGCACCGCCGAGGGCTTCTACCACGTCAAGAACGGCATCGAGCCCTGCATCGCCCGCGCCAAGGCCTACGCGCCGTACTCCGACCTGATCTGGATGGAGACCGGCACCCCCGACCTGGAGCTGGCCCGCAAGTTCGCCGAGTCGGTCAAGAGCGAGTTCCCCGACCAGCTGCTGGCCTACAACTGCTCGCCGTCGTTCAACTGGAAGAAGCACCTGGACGACGCCACCATCGCCAAGTTCCAGAAGGAGCTGGGCGCGATGGGCTTCAAGTTCCAGTTCATCACCCTGGCGGGCTTCCACGCGCTCAACTACTCGATGTTCGACCTGGCCTACGGCTACGCCCGCGAGGGCATGACCGCCTACGTCGACCTGCAGGAGCGCGAGTTCGCGGCCGAGGAGCGCGGTTACACCGCCACCAAGCACCAGCGTGAGGTCGGCGCCGGCTACTTCGATGCGATCGCCACCACCGTCGACCCCGACAGCTCGACCACCGCGCTGAAGGGTTCGACCGAAGAGGGCCAGTTCCACTGA